Part of the Xylanibacillus composti genome is shown below.
TCGGAAGAACACGGGCTGTCGAGAATGGTCATCGTGACGACGGGAAGCGAGCGCACGCTGGAGCAAATTTCCAAGCAGCTGTATAAGCTGATCGATGTAATCAAGGTTGTGGATCTAAGCGCAGGACCGATGGTCGCCCGGGAAGTAGCGTTGATCAAGGTGAACGCGGAGCCGGCAGCGCGCCCGGAAATTCTCGGCGTCGTTGAGACATTCCGCGCCTCGGTCGTGGATATCGGCGCAAGCACGATGATCGTGCAGGCGATTGGCGATACGGACAAGATTGACGCCATAGTCGAGCTGCTCAAGCCGTACGGAATCAGAGAGCTGTCCCGCACAGGGGTAACCGCTATGACGCGCGGGTTGGGCAGAGCTTGACGCTGGCAGCGCAGCAAGGATAAGCACAATCGGAATAACACCCCGGAGGGGTGCTGGAACGGATCGGTGATCGGGCACGGTCGGGTCCGCTGCAGCACCCGCTCTGGGGAACCATTTGAAGGAGGCTATCAATTCCATGGC
Proteins encoded:
- the ilvN gene encoding acetolactate synthase small subunit; amino-acid sequence: MSTHRHTISVLVNNQPGVLQRVAGLFGRRGFNIESITVGESEEHGLSRMVIVTTGSERTLEQISKQLYKLIDVIKVVDLSAGPMVAREVALIKVNAEPAARPEILGVVETFRASVVDIGASTMIVQAIGDTDKIDAIVELLKPYGIRELSRTGVTAMTRGLGRA